The following are encoded in a window of Salinibacter ruber DSM 13855 genomic DNA:
- a CDS encoding heme lyase CcmF/NrfE family subunit, whose translation MLGTIGELLLLSAFVACGVSAVAFFWAARTDEDMRTASTWKQAGRWAWGTMSTAVGAASGVLWYMILSHQYQYAYVYQQSSNDLPGHYLFSTFWAGQEGSFLFWALMMCVVGGLLIAYVQREYETPVMAVVGLCQLFLLSMIVGLQFGPVEIGSSPFMTLPEKFADAPIFQQNPGFVPADGQGLNDLLQNPWMTIHPPILFLGFSAMVVPFAFALAALWKKRYTQWVRPALPWTLFAVMALGVAIAMGGYWAYVTLSFGGYWAWDPVENSSLVPWLLGVAAFHTMLVQKKSGSSQKASLLLSIAAYLFVIYSTFLTRSGILGDVSVHSFVSLGLYNQLLLWIATLGVLGIGLFTYRYGELPVPDEEPRTLSREFMILCGSVLLTATAAVIILGTSAPIFGQIFRDNPSAVPQSFYNQWTLPLALGFVFLAGLGQLFWWKKMDVATVNRVLLKPLALATASTIAVLILTPFAEQALVIPAGTGAAPQTASASLTGSLADFWAAYGQALQMLLLLFVGFFSLFGNGAVLWRILRGNPRMAGGALSHVGFALIILGIIASNGFDQALPRIGEPTAADEDKMPRENFVVAKGQTRVVNGYRVTYEGKTTTDRGRGQYILDVRDPQGRTHTFTPVAYQGSNDQWFKHPDVKAFLEKDLFVAATPKEATGVAQDDGPPGGEFQLADGDSTTLGDREYAVAFHGFEVLKGPEGAMETTATDARVPDDAQMAVGARLRVTNLDTRETRSLMPIYLVMNDNSQQYIENRIADWDLRMSFTEMDANNGEATFAVEGVDVMPENWVVVQAYTKPLISVLWGGIIILTIGFVVSIGRRVQDIRFRR comes from the coding sequence ATGCTCGGTACGATCGGTGAGCTTCTTCTTCTAAGCGCCTTTGTGGCGTGTGGCGTGTCGGCCGTCGCCTTCTTCTGGGCCGCCCGGACCGACGAGGACATGCGCACGGCAAGCACCTGGAAGCAGGCGGGCCGCTGGGCCTGGGGCACCATGAGCACGGCCGTGGGCGCCGCGTCCGGGGTGCTCTGGTACATGATTCTGAGCCACCAGTACCAGTACGCCTACGTCTACCAGCAATCGTCGAACGACCTGCCGGGGCACTACCTCTTTTCCACGTTTTGGGCCGGGCAGGAAGGCTCGTTCCTCTTCTGGGCCCTCATGATGTGCGTCGTGGGGGGGCTCCTCATTGCCTACGTCCAGCGGGAGTACGAGACGCCGGTGATGGCCGTCGTGGGCCTCTGCCAGCTCTTCCTGCTGTCGATGATTGTGGGGCTGCAGTTCGGCCCCGTTGAGATCGGCTCCTCCCCGTTCATGACGCTGCCGGAGAAGTTTGCCGACGCGCCCATCTTTCAGCAAAACCCCGGCTTCGTGCCGGCGGACGGGCAGGGGCTCAACGACCTGCTCCAGAACCCCTGGATGACGATCCACCCGCCGATCCTCTTCCTCGGCTTCTCGGCGATGGTCGTGCCGTTTGCCTTTGCCCTGGCGGCGCTGTGGAAGAAGCGCTACACGCAGTGGGTGCGCCCGGCCCTGCCGTGGACGCTCTTCGCCGTCATGGCGCTGGGCGTGGCCATCGCGATGGGCGGATACTGGGCGTACGTCACGCTCTCCTTCGGCGGGTACTGGGCGTGGGACCCGGTGGAAAATTCGTCCCTCGTCCCCTGGCTGCTGGGCGTGGCCGCCTTCCACACGATGCTGGTGCAGAAGAAGAGTGGGTCGAGCCAAAAGGCCTCGCTCCTTCTCTCCATCGCGGCGTACCTGTTCGTCATTTACTCCACGTTCCTCACGCGAAGCGGGATTTTGGGGGACGTGTCGGTGCACTCGTTCGTGAGCCTCGGCCTCTACAACCAGCTGCTGCTCTGGATCGCCACCCTCGGCGTCCTGGGCATCGGGCTGTTCACGTACCGGTACGGCGAGCTGCCCGTGCCCGACGAGGAGCCGCGCACCCTCTCCCGCGAGTTCATGATCCTGTGCGGCTCGGTCCTGCTCACGGCCACGGCCGCCGTCATCATTCTCGGCACCAGCGCGCCCATCTTCGGCCAGATCTTCCGGGACAACCCGTCGGCCGTGCCGCAGTCGTTTTACAACCAGTGGACCCTCCCCCTGGCGCTCGGCTTCGTGTTTCTCGCCGGGCTCGGCCAGCTCTTCTGGTGGAAGAAGATGGACGTGGCGACGGTGAACCGGGTTCTGCTGAAGCCGCTCGCCCTGGCCACCGCGAGCACCATCGCCGTGCTCATTCTGACGCCGTTTGCGGAGCAGGCGCTCGTCATCCCGGCGGGAACCGGAGCCGCCCCCCAGACGGCCTCGGCCAGCCTCACGGGAAGCCTCGCCGACTTCTGGGCAGCGTACGGACAGGCCCTGCAGATGCTGCTCCTGCTCTTCGTGGGCTTCTTTTCGCTCTTCGGCAACGGGGCCGTGCTCTGGCGCATTCTTCGGGGCAACCCCCGGATGGCCGGCGGGGCGCTCTCGCACGTTGGCTTCGCCCTCATCATCCTCGGCATCATCGCGTCCAACGGCTTTGACCAGGCCCTCCCCCGCATCGGCGAGCCCACGGCGGCGGACGAGGACAAGATGCCGCGCGAGAACTTTGTGGTGGCCAAGGGCCAGACGCGCGTCGTGAACGGGTACCGGGTCACCTACGAAGGCAAGACGACGACCGACCGGGGCCGCGGCCAGTACATCTTGGACGTGCGCGACCCGCAGGGCCGCACCCATACGTTCACCCCTGTGGCCTATCAGGGCAGCAACGACCAGTGGTTCAAGCACCCGGACGTGAAGGCCTTCCTGGAGAAGGACCTCTTCGTCGCCGCCACGCCGAAGGAGGCAACGGGCGTCGCACAGGACGACGGGCCGCCCGGGGGCGAGTTTCAGCTCGCAGACGGCGACTCGACCACCCTTGGGGACCGCGAGTACGCGGTCGCCTTCCACGGATTCGAGGTCCTAAAGGGCCCGGAGGGGGCGATGGAGACGACGGCGACCGACGCCCGCGTGCCGGACGACGCGCAGATGGCCGTGGGGGCTCGCCTTCGGGTCACCAACCTCGATACCCGAGAGACCCGGTCGCTCATGCCCATCTACCTTGTGATGAACGACAACTCGCAGCAGTACATCGAGAACCGAATCGCGGACTGGGACCTCCGAATGAGCTTTACCGAGATGGACGCGAACAACGGCGAGGCGACCTTCGCCGTGGAGGGCGTCGACGTGATGCCCGAGAACTGGGTGGTGGTGCAGGCCTACACGAAGCCCCTCATCAGCGTCCTCTGGGGCGGCATTATCATTCTCACGATTGGCTTCGTCGTCTCCATCGGGCGCCGTGTGCAGGACATCCGGTTCCGGCGATGA
- a CDS encoding SRPBCC family protein codes for MVTVREHIDLSPPVDRVFDFMDAPAHQAWITPSLSDSTLLERLPNGGSRAHYVYRILGLSFSGEVRATDYVPNERIVWSMTGDLQGTLRWYFEPIDGGCHFTYAATYQVPGPTLLHPLARPLIRRYNEREVQSLLHNLEAQVTS; via the coding sequence ATGGTAACCGTTCGCGAGCACATCGACCTCTCCCCGCCGGTGGACCGGGTGTTTGACTTCATGGATGCCCCCGCCCACCAGGCCTGGATCACCCCAAGTCTGTCGGACTCCACGCTCCTCGAGCGACTGCCAAACGGCGGCTCTCGGGCCCACTACGTCTACCGGATCCTCGGATTGTCGTTTTCCGGCGAGGTCCGCGCGACCGACTACGTGCCGAACGAGCGCATCGTCTGGAGCATGACGGGCGACCTTCAAGGCACCCTTCGATGGTACTTTGAGCCCATCGACGGCGGGTGCCACTTCACCTACGCAGCGACGTATCAGGTTCCGGGGCCGACCCTGCTGCACCCACTGGCCCGGCCGCTCATCCGGCGCTACAACGAACGCGAAGTTCAGTCCCTTCTGCACAATCTGGAGGCGCAGGTCACGTCGTAA
- the ilvB gene encoding biosynthetic-type acetolactate synthase large subunit, whose product MPTDTMPSSDAAAPPSNGASDAPILKGSEIFVRALEEEGVDRVFGHPGGAVIKIYDAMERIQPSYDHVLVRHEQGGTHAAEGYAKATGRVGTMLATSGPGATNTVTGIADAYLDSVPIVVFTGQVPTHLIGNDSFQETDTTGVTRSITKHNFLVRDVNELASTIRQAYHIARTGRPGPVVVDLPKDVQMDEAPFAYPEEPGLDGYSVPGAAAPTQVDRAAAMIEEAEKPLLYVGGGTINADAPEVLTAFARAANLPVTTTLHGLGAFPETDDLALGWLGMHGFYHTNMAVQNADLIMAVGARFDDRVTGDVEEWAPNAKIIHVDIDPSCISKNVYADCALIGDAQTVLQQLRPKVEPKDTSDWLAQIDEWRGECPPYEYESPEEDGIAPESVVGALYEKTQGDAVMVTDVGQHQMWVCQYYKFGRTRSHISSGGLGTMGFGLPAAMGAAFGMREGRNLDIVCVSGDGGFVMNAQELSVAARHGLPLKIAVINNNYLGMVRQWQSLFHEDRFSHTDLKPTNPDFVRLAEAHHCVGLRARSPDEVSDVIDEAWTVDDRPVVMEFQVPKEEMVFPMVPAGAASDDMLTEMFDKEAMAES is encoded by the coding sequence ATGCCGACCGACACCATGCCGTCTTCCGATGCAGCCGCTCCCCCCTCAAACGGCGCGTCGGACGCGCCCATTCTGAAAGGCTCCGAAATTTTCGTCCGTGCCCTTGAGGAAGAAGGCGTGGACCGCGTCTTCGGCCATCCGGGCGGGGCCGTCATCAAGATCTACGACGCGATGGAGCGCATCCAGCCGTCGTACGACCACGTCCTCGTCCGGCACGAGCAGGGCGGCACCCACGCCGCCGAGGGCTACGCCAAGGCCACCGGGCGGGTGGGCACCATGCTCGCCACGAGCGGACCCGGGGCCACCAACACCGTAACGGGCATCGCGGACGCGTACCTCGACTCGGTCCCCATCGTCGTGTTCACCGGCCAGGTGCCCACCCACCTGATCGGCAACGACAGCTTTCAGGAGACCGACACGACCGGCGTCACCCGCAGCATCACGAAGCACAACTTCCTGGTGCGGGACGTGAACGAGCTGGCCTCGACCATCAGGCAGGCCTACCACATCGCCCGCACGGGCCGTCCGGGCCCCGTCGTCGTGGACCTTCCGAAGGACGTGCAGATGGACGAGGCGCCGTTCGCCTACCCGGAGGAGCCGGGGCTGGACGGGTACTCCGTCCCCGGCGCCGCGGCACCGACGCAGGTGGACCGGGCGGCGGCGATGATTGAGGAGGCCGAAAAGCCGCTCCTGTACGTGGGGGGCGGGACGATCAACGCCGACGCCCCCGAGGTCCTGACCGCGTTCGCCCGCGCGGCCAACCTCCCAGTCACCACCACCCTGCATGGCCTGGGCGCCTTCCCCGAGACGGACGACCTCGCGCTCGGCTGGCTCGGCATGCACGGCTTCTACCACACGAACATGGCCGTGCAGAACGCCGACCTCATCATGGCCGTCGGCGCCCGATTCGACGACCGCGTCACCGGCGACGTGGAAGAATGGGCCCCCAACGCGAAGATCATCCACGTCGACATCGACCCGTCGTGCATCTCGAAGAACGTGTACGCCGACTGCGCGCTCATCGGCGACGCGCAGACGGTCTTGCAGCAGCTCCGGCCCAAGGTGGAGCCGAAAGACACGTCGGACTGGCTCGCGCAGATCGACGAATGGCGGGGCGAGTGCCCACCCTACGAGTACGAGTCCCCCGAGGAGGACGGGATCGCGCCGGAGTCCGTCGTGGGGGCCCTGTACGAGAAGACGCAGGGCGACGCGGTGATGGTGACGGACGTGGGACAGCATCAGATGTGGGTCTGCCAGTACTACAAGTTCGGCCGAACCCGCTCCCACATCAGCTCCGGCGGCCTCGGCACCATGGGCTTCGGCCTGCCCGCCGCGATGGGCGCGGCCTTCGGCATGCGCGAGGGGCGCAACCTGGACATCGTCTGCGTGAGCGGCGACGGCGGCTTCGTGATGAACGCGCAGGAGCTGAGCGTGGCGGCCCGGCACGGCCTGCCCCTCAAGATCGCTGTGATCAACAACAACTACCTCGGCATGGTGCGGCAGTGGCAGTCCCTCTTCCACGAGGACCGCTTCAGCCACACGGACCTCAAACCCACGAACCCCGACTTCGTGAGGCTCGCGGAGGCGCACCACTGCGTTGGCCTGCGCGCACGTTCGCCCGACGAGGTGAGCGACGTAATCGACGAGGCCTGGACGGTCGACGATCGGCCCGTCGTGATGGAATTCCAGGTGCCAAAAGAGGAGATGGTTTTCCCCATGGTGCCCGCCGGCGCCGCCAGCGACGACATGCTCACGGAGATGTTCGACAAGGAGGCGATGGCGGAGAGCTAA
- the ilvN gene encoding acetolactate synthase small subunit has product MSNEEPLTRQQIRRKQKFGEPLLPEEEDETEQEHRHIIAVTLENTIGALNRVTNLFSARGFNLESVAVGETDEPSVARLTLVTVGNDRIVAQITRQLDNLVNTYDVTDLTDAEHVERELCLLKVQYTTETRSEVLDIKDIFRGRVVNVTPETMILEVTGPTKKINALVGMMEEHGIEEVARSGQVAMHRALEYEAPNPLASADAEPSANGASSDND; this is encoded by the coding sequence ATGTCCAACGAAGAACCCCTGACCCGACAACAAATCCGCCGAAAGCAAAAGTTTGGCGAGCCCCTCCTGCCGGAAGAGGAGGACGAGACCGAACAGGAGCACCGGCACATCATCGCCGTCACGCTCGAAAATACGATCGGGGCGCTCAACCGCGTGACAAATCTCTTTTCGGCCCGGGGCTTCAACCTGGAGAGCGTCGCCGTGGGCGAGACCGACGAGCCCTCCGTCGCCCGCCTCACGCTCGTTACGGTGGGCAACGACCGCATCGTGGCCCAGATTACGCGCCAGCTCGATAACCTCGTCAACACCTACGACGTCACCGATCTGACCGACGCGGAGCACGTGGAGCGCGAGCTTTGCCTGCTCAAGGTCCAGTACACGACCGAGACCCGGTCGGAAGTGCTCGACATCAAGGACATCTTCCGGGGGCGGGTCGTCAACGTCACGCCGGAAACCATGATTTTGGAGGTCACCGGCCCCACGAAGAAGATCAACGCCTTAGTCGGCATGATGGAGGAGCACGGGATTGAAGAGGTCGCGCGCAGCGGACAGGTGGCGATGCACCGCGCCCTGGAGTACGAGGCGCCCAATCCCCTTGCCTCCGCCGACGCCGAGCCGTCCGCCAACGGTGCCTCTTCGGACAACGACTAG
- the ilvC gene encoding ketol-acid reductoisomerase, which translates to MDVHYDADPALIHDKQVAVIGYGSQGHAHALNLHDSGVDVAVGLRPGSSSRPKAEQQGLTVMDIGEAAAWGDVVMLLIPDQHQKDVYEAKIAEHMTPGTALGFGHGFNIHYDRIEPPEAVDVFMVAPKSPGHLVRRTYTDGSGVPCLAAVDQDPSGGAMALAISYADAIGGTHAGVIETTFKDETETDLFGEQAVLCGGSQALIQAGFETLVDAGYPEELAYFECLHELKLIVDLYYEGGLEYMNHSVSDTAEYGGYTRGPRVIDDAVREQMQEILEEVQSGEFADEWIEEYEQGAPQLQEERAALTEHPIEQVGQTLRGMMPWLNGDETSADEDAPDAADTAPASSS; encoded by the coding sequence ATGGACGTCCACTACGACGCGGATCCCGCTCTCATCCACGACAAGCAGGTCGCCGTCATCGGCTACGGCAGCCAGGGCCACGCCCACGCCTTGAATCTACACGACAGCGGGGTGGACGTGGCCGTTGGCCTGCGCCCCGGCTCCTCCTCTCGTCCGAAGGCCGAACAGCAGGGCCTCACGGTGATGGATATCGGCGAGGCGGCCGCGTGGGGCGACGTGGTGATGCTCCTCATCCCCGATCAGCACCAGAAGGACGTCTACGAGGCGAAGATTGCGGAGCACATGACGCCCGGCACGGCCCTCGGCTTCGGCCACGGCTTCAACATTCACTACGACCGCATCGAGCCGCCCGAGGCGGTCGATGTTTTCATGGTCGCGCCCAAATCGCCCGGCCACCTTGTCCGCCGTACCTACACGGACGGCAGCGGCGTGCCGTGCCTCGCGGCGGTCGACCAGGATCCCTCCGGCGGCGCAATGGCCCTTGCCATCAGCTACGCCGACGCGATTGGTGGCACCCACGCGGGCGTCATCGAGACAACCTTCAAGGACGAGACCGAGACCGACCTGTTCGGCGAGCAGGCCGTGCTCTGCGGCGGCTCGCAGGCGCTCATTCAGGCGGGCTTCGAAACGCTCGTCGACGCGGGCTACCCCGAAGAACTGGCCTACTTTGAGTGCCTCCACGAGCTGAAGCTGATCGTGGACCTCTACTACGAAGGTGGCCTCGAGTACATGAACCATTCGGTAAGTGATACCGCCGAGTATGGCGGCTACACGCGCGGCCCTCGGGTCATTGACGACGCTGTGCGGGAGCAAATGCAGGAGATCCTCGAGGAGGTGCAGTCCGGCGAATTTGCCGACGAGTGGATTGAGGAATACGAACAGGGGGCCCCGCAGCTCCAGGAGGAACGCGCGGCACTGACAGAGCACCCGATCGAGCAGGTTGGCCAGACACTCCGCGGCATGATGCCCTGGCTGAACGGCGATGAGACGTCGGCGGACGAAGATGCCCCCGACGCGGCGGACACGGCCCCTGCCTCGTCGAGTTGA